Proteins encoded by one window of Desulfobaculum bizertense DSM 18034:
- a CDS encoding cobalt-precorrin-5B (C(1))-methyltransferase, which produces MAKKKKLREGYTTGSSATAAAMAALHFLMTNDTLTAIEIPTPRAGRITIPIHWVRPEGKLSARACVIKDGGDDPDATHKAEIHAVVELLPAQEDEISLKGGQGVGRVTLPGLPVPPGDPAINPAPREQLREGLKEVLSVHQTHVGLSVTVEVPEGEEIAKHTMNPRLGIVGGISILGTRGTVKPFSHESYEASIAEGLNVAKHQGHTTVALSTGGRTERLLLKDRPDIPELASVQIADFYSFALRSAAEHGFTEIVVGCFFGKLVKMAQGFPYTHAKDNRIDFSLLADWCAEHGIPEKLHAELKAANTARHALELLHGQPALPKILASITRRALSVAQDFAGPGVSLSYRVYDFDGTLLCALSAEDNA; this is translated from the coding sequence ATGGCTAAGAAAAAAAAACTGCGTGAGGGCTACACCACCGGAAGCTCGGCCACGGCCGCAGCAATGGCGGCCCTGCATTTTCTCATGACCAACGACACGCTTACGGCCATAGAGATTCCCACCCCACGCGCAGGCAGAATCACCATTCCCATCCACTGGGTGCGGCCAGAAGGAAAGCTTTCGGCCCGGGCCTGCGTTATCAAAGACGGCGGAGATGACCCCGACGCAACGCACAAGGCAGAAATCCACGCGGTGGTTGAGCTGCTCCCGGCGCAGGAAGATGAAATTTCTCTGAAAGGCGGTCAGGGCGTTGGGCGCGTGACCCTGCCCGGGCTTCCCGTCCCCCCCGGTGACCCAGCCATTAACCCGGCACCTCGTGAACAGCTGCGGGAAGGACTCAAAGAAGTCCTCAGCGTCCACCAGACCCACGTTGGACTCTCTGTCACGGTTGAGGTTCCCGAAGGCGAAGAAATCGCCAAACATACCATGAACCCCCGCCTTGGGATTGTCGGTGGTATTTCCATCCTTGGCACCAGAGGAACAGTCAAACCCTTTAGCCACGAGTCCTACGAGGCAAGCATTGCCGAAGGTCTGAACGTGGCCAAACATCAGGGGCACACCACTGTCGCCCTGAGCACTGGAGGCCGTACTGAGCGTCTGCTTCTTAAGGACCGCCCAGATATTCCGGAACTCGCCAGCGTCCAGATCGCAGATTTCTATTCCTTTGCGCTCAGGTCAGCGGCCGAACACGGTTTTACAGAGATTGTCGTGGGCTGCTTTTTTGGTAAGCTGGTCAAAATGGCGCAAGGCTTCCCCTACACGCACGCCAAAGACAACCGCATTGATTTTTCCCTGCTGGCAGACTGGTGCGCAGAGCACGGCATCCCGGAAAAGCTCCACGCCGAACTCAAGGCGGCCAACACTGCCCGCCATGCCCTGGAGCTGCTCCACGGCCAGCCAGCACTGCCCAAAATTCTAGCCAGCATCACCCGCCGGGCACTCAGCGTTGCCCAGGACTTTGCAGGACCGGGCGTTTCCCTGTCCTATCGGGTTTATGACTTTGACGGCACCCTGCTTTGTGCCCTTTCTGCGGAGGACAACGCATGA
- the cbiE gene encoding precorrin-6y C5,15-methyltransferase (decarboxylating) subunit CbiE, translating into MNSIHLVGLGQNPASLSSEAQDIVHHAQVLCSGRLLLDDLYSEHPAEKIAITAPLEKVYEQLEDALHQNKTVVVLADGDPLFYSIGAPLIERFGPDMVQIYPGISSLQRAAAQLRIPWQGIPCVSLHGRDDYSPLFSRLRNEKYVAVLTDKHNIPSAIAHRIAEKCPDMHEMWVLEDLGGPQENVSHHSLEQASQTSFHAKNIVIIEKVKEPEVQLTVGTPDESFVHEKGLITKSPIRAAGLGALQLRPGQVMWDLGAGCGSVGLEASLLLGAGRVYAIEKNARRIPMIRDNIRRMGAFSVELTHGTAPDGLDELPDPDRIFMGGGLGGDNGELMDCVTSRLRPGGRLVIHTILLDSLHQGRKYCEELGWECSITMMQASESSPLAGDLRLVGLNPVFIFSAQKPHSR; encoded by the coding sequence ATGAACAGCATCCACCTAGTCGGGCTTGGACAGAACCCTGCCAGCCTTTCCAGCGAAGCACAGGACATTGTGCACCACGCGCAGGTACTCTGCTCCGGCAGACTGCTTCTGGACGACCTCTACAGCGAGCATCCAGCAGAAAAAATCGCCATTACTGCGCCACTGGAAAAAGTCTATGAACAGCTGGAAGACGCGCTGCACCAAAACAAAACCGTGGTGGTTCTTGCTGACGGCGACCCGCTGTTCTACAGCATTGGTGCCCCGCTCATAGAACGCTTTGGCCCAGATATGGTGCAGATCTACCCCGGTATTTCCTCGCTCCAGCGCGCGGCAGCGCAGCTTCGCATCCCGTGGCAGGGCATTCCCTGTGTCTCCCTGCACGGCCGTGACGACTACAGCCCACTCTTTTCCCGCCTGCGCAACGAAAAATACGTTGCAGTGCTCACGGACAAACACAACATTCCATCGGCCATTGCCCACCGCATTGCAGAAAAGTGCCCGGACATGCACGAAATGTGGGTGCTGGAAGACCTTGGCGGCCCACAGGAAAACGTTTCACACCACAGCCTTGAGCAGGCCAGCCAGACAAGTTTCCATGCCAAAAACATCGTCATCATCGAAAAGGTCAAAGAGCCAGAAGTCCAGCTGACTGTTGGCACCCCAGACGAGAGCTTTGTGCATGAAAAAGGGCTGATTACCAAGTCCCCCATTCGCGCCGCCGGTCTTGGAGCACTTCAGCTGAGGCCGGGGCAGGTCATGTGGGACCTTGGCGCGGGCTGCGGCTCTGTTGGCCTTGAAGCCTCGCTTCTGCTTGGCGCGGGGCGCGTCTACGCCATAGAAAAGAATGCCCGGCGCATTCCCATGATTCGAGACAACATCCGGCGCATGGGTGCGTTCTCTGTTGAGCTGACGCACGGCACTGCCCCGGATGGGCTGGACGAACTTCCAGATCCTGACCGTATTTTCATGGGTGGTGGTCTTGGTGGTGATAATGGCGAACTCATGGACTGCGTGACATCACGACTCAGACCCGGTGGCCGCCTTGTCATCCATACGATTTTGCTCGACTCACTGCATCAGGGCAGAAAATACTGTGAAGAACTGGGCTGGGAATGCTCCATCACCATGATGCAGGCCTCGGAATCGTCCCCTCTTGCAGGAGATTTGCGTCTCGTTGGACTCAATCCAGTGTTCATTTTCTCTGCGCAGAAGCCACACAGCAGATAA
- the bioB gene encoding biotin synthase BioB, with the protein MTFSRLADAVLNGADITDKDILMIAHAKGDSVEELCAQASRIREHFFGKTVSLCSIINAKSGTCSEDCAFCAQSGHYQTSSPKYAFLDEEQILTAAKAMKEAGAARFAVVTSGKGLTDADFAKLLSVIGKIRAMGLLADASVGLLTPERVSALKDAGLCAYHHNLETSRSFFPQICTTHSYDDDVNTVRAAVDAGLYVCSGGLFGLGESWEQRAELARTLAELKVQSVPVNFLSPIPGTPMQTRPIMSAEEACKIIALLRFMLPEKHIRICGGRPAVFGKDRVRPLLCGASGLMIGDYLTTKGNETDADLKDILALGLSPEQA; encoded by the coding sequence ATGACGTTTTCCAGACTCGCTGATGCCGTGCTCAACGGAGCGGACATCACGGATAAAGATATTCTAATGATTGCTCACGCAAAGGGCGATAGTGTGGAAGAGCTGTGTGCTCAGGCCAGCCGCATTCGGGAGCATTTCTTTGGAAAAACAGTCAGCCTCTGTTCCATTATCAACGCCAAAAGCGGAACATGCTCCGAAGACTGTGCATTCTGTGCCCAGTCCGGGCATTACCAGACCAGCAGCCCCAAGTATGCCTTTCTTGATGAAGAGCAGATTCTGACCGCCGCCAAAGCCATGAAAGAGGCCGGTGCTGCCCGCTTTGCCGTTGTCACCAGCGGCAAGGGACTCACTGACGCCGACTTTGCCAAACTCCTCTCCGTCATTGGAAAAATCCGCGCGATGGGCCTTTTGGCCGATGCCAGTGTAGGGCTTTTGACCCCAGAACGCGTCAGCGCCCTCAAGGATGCCGGTCTTTGCGCCTATCACCATAACCTTGAGACATCCCGAAGCTTTTTCCCGCAGATCTGCACCACGCACAGCTACGACGACGATGTGAACACTGTTCGCGCAGCAGTCGACGCGGGTCTCTACGTGTGCAGCGGCGGACTCTTTGGTCTTGGCGAAAGCTGGGAACAGCGCGCGGAACTGGCCCGCACCCTTGCGGAACTCAAGGTTCAGTCCGTGCCCGTCAACTTCCTCAGCCCCATTCCCGGCACCCCCATGCAAACGCGCCCCATCATGAGCGCGGAAGAAGCCTGCAAAATCATTGCCCTGCTTCGCTTCATGCTCCCAGAAAAACACATCCGCATTTGCGGCGGCCGCCCTGCCGTCTTTGGCAAGGACCGGGTACGCCCCCTGCTCTGTGGTGCCAGCGGTCTCATGATCGGTGACTACCTCACAACAAAAGGCAATGAGACAGATGCGGACCTCAAAGATATTCTTGCTCTTGGCCTGAGTCCGGAACAGGCATGA
- a CDS encoding biotin transporter BioY: MSTPAGLESLEQLHRLIWSAIFAACIAVGAVLHYQQFPIPLTLQSFFVMLAGFSLGAAPALTSVGFYLFSGALGLAVFTMAPAGSACLSGPTGGYLVGLLPLALMCGLAARHHHGPEWTLGLFYGLLGLIAMHSIGAWQFARMEGYSYLGLIRQLLLPYLFPELCKLVAALCVSQAMHQLGFFRVATSREPEDWHQSFVFIHKKGQSK; the protein is encoded by the coding sequence ATGAGCACGCCCGCTGGTCTCGAAAGTCTGGAACAGCTGCACCGCCTGATATGGTCTGCCATATTTGCGGCGTGCATTGCTGTTGGAGCTGTGCTTCATTATCAGCAGTTTCCCATCCCGCTGACCCTGCAAAGCTTCTTTGTAATGCTTGCGGGCTTTTCTCTTGGCGCAGCCCCAGCCCTGACCAGCGTTGGCTTCTATCTCTTTAGCGGTGCCCTTGGCCTCGCAGTCTTCACCATGGCTCCCGCAGGCTCTGCCTGCCTTTCCGGCCCCACTGGCGGCTACCTTGTGGGCCTTTTGCCGCTGGCCCTGATGTGCGGCCTTGCCGCCCGCCACCACCACGGCCCAGAATGGACCCTTGGCCTTTTTTATGGCCTGCTCGGACTCATCGCCATGCACAGCATTGGCGCATGGCAGTTTGCCCGCATGGAAGGCTACAGCTATCTTGGCCTGATTCGCCAGCTTCTCCTGCCGTATCTCTTTCCGGAGCTATGCAAACTCGTTGCCGCCCTGTGTGTCTCGCAAGCCATGCACCAGCTTGGCTTTTTTCGCGTGGCAACCTCCCGCGAGCCAGAAGACTGGCACCAGAGCTTTGTTTTCATCCACAAAAAAGGCCAGAGCAAATAG
- the mazG gene encoding nucleoside triphosphate pyrophosphohydrolase, with the protein MANSTNEQGGAEASADALKELDRVTDALLGEGGCPWDIEQTPWTMTDYILEEAFELVEAIRADAPEHSTEESRSEVMEELGDVAFLLQFVAKKYSQAEHFSLADSLKYAAAKMVRRHPHVFGDLHLNSEDELLSNWEKIKRAERSEDGEAPKRVFASLPKGLPPMLKAYRINSKAARAGFTWDSDDAQEAHLQSEWQEWKEAEASGDEEKMQEEFGDYLFSLVEYGRRRGLKASMALGDANVKFLRRFNHIEDVAREKGQDITELSLDEMNALWDETKKK; encoded by the coding sequence ATGGCTAACAGCACGAATGAACAGGGAGGTGCAGAGGCAAGCGCCGATGCACTGAAAGAACTGGACCGCGTTACAGACGCTCTGCTTGGTGAGGGCGGTTGCCCGTGGGATATTGAGCAGACTCCGTGGACCATGACGGATTACATTCTGGAAGAGGCTTTTGAACTGGTGGAAGCCATTCGGGCCGATGCTCCTGAGCATTCTACTGAGGAGAGCCGCTCCGAAGTCATGGAAGAGCTTGGAGACGTGGCTTTTCTACTCCAGTTTGTTGCCAAGAAGTACAGTCAGGCAGAACATTTTTCCTTGGCAGACAGCCTGAAATACGCTGCTGCGAAAATGGTTCGCCGCCATCCTCACGTTTTTGGTGATCTGCATCTCAATTCCGAAGATGAGCTGCTGTCCAACTGGGAAAAGATCAAGCGCGCAGAGCGAAGCGAAGATGGCGAAGCCCCCAAGCGGGTTTTTGCCTCGCTGCCAAAGGGCCTTCCCCCGATGCTCAAGGCGTATCGCATCAATTCCAAGGCTGCTCGTGCGGGCTTTACCTGGGACAGTGACGATGCTCAGGAAGCACATCTGCAAAGTGAATGGCAGGAGTGGAAAGAGGCAGAAGCCTCTGGCGATGAGGAAAAGATGCAGGAAGAATTTGGCGATTACCTGTTCTCACTTGTTGAGTACGGTCGTCGCAGAGGTCTCAAGGCCAGCATGGCACTTGGTGACGCCAACGTAAAATTCCTCCGTCGCTTCAATCACATTGAAGATGTGGCGCGGGAAAAGGGGCAGGACATCACCGAGCTGTCGCTTGATGAGATGAATGCACTCTGGGATGAGACAAAAAAGAAATAA
- a CDS encoding CvpA family protein: MFNALDIVFAVIGVYYVIRGVFRGFMREVLSMLGLLFAYWLANAHGEALVPYFSQWIKSPGILSFLSYLSVFVGAVIGVGILAWLVVKVFRIRPVPLLDIPGGGLAGLFKAGVFCCVILVGINSYLPDYKGLQDSKIAPYLEPGVEALQYFTPDRMRNFDPTDLQIRLDEQRKAALEDFLNGTKDEARELQEEAQNFDARSEFGDAKNSLSERSKKWFANVKAFLDKAREDGNG, encoded by the coding sequence ATGTTCAATGCACTGGACATCGTTTTTGCCGTTATTGGCGTGTATTATGTTATCCGCGGAGTATTTCGCGGCTTTATGCGAGAAGTCCTGTCTATGCTGGGACTTTTGTTTGCATACTGGCTGGCCAATGCGCATGGCGAGGCACTGGTTCCGTATTTTTCCCAGTGGATAAAGAGTCCTGGAATTCTGTCGTTTTTGTCTTACCTGTCAGTTTTTGTTGGTGCGGTGATTGGTGTTGGCATTTTGGCGTGGCTCGTGGTGAAGGTCTTTCGGATTCGCCCTGTGCCGCTTTTGGATATCCCCGGTGGTGGACTGGCTGGGCTGTTTAAGGCTGGCGTGTTCTGCTGCGTTATTTTGGTGGGTATCAACTCCTACCTGCCCGATTACAAGGGGCTTCAGGATTCCAAAATTGCGCCATACCTTGAGCCGGGCGTTGAGGCCCTGCAATATTTTACGCCGGACCGGATGCGGAATTTTGACCCGACAGACCTCCAGATACGTCTTGATGAGCAGCGAAAGGCTGCGCTGGAGGATTTTTTGAACGGGACCAAGGACGAAGCGCGGGAGCTTCAGGAAGAAGCACAAAATTTTGATGCGCGTTCGGAGTTTGGAGACGCAAAAAACAGTCTCAGCGAACGCAGCAAAAAATGGTTCGCAAACGTGAAGGCCTTTTTAGACAAGGCCAGAGAGGATGGGAATGGCTAA
- a CDS encoding metal ABC transporter solute-binding protein, Zn/Mn family, with protein sequence MHAMFRIFAALFAVALLAAPARAELNVAVSILPQQQFVEEIAGIHAKVTVMVPPGADPHHYEPKPSQMAQLSTAQLYFAIGVPFEKAWLPRFHDAAKNLTIVDVSAGIHKLPIEGHHHHVEGHHTAHEGHHETLDPHVWLSPKNVRIIAQNILEALSKADPANAERYHKNFTLFCKKIDALDAEFTELFAEIPEKKRAFMVFHPSWGYFANAYGLTQIPVEQQGREPSPKDLARLIRLAKEHGIKVVFVQPQFAQRSAAAIASGIDGKVVPADPLARDWFANMQTVGRAFHKALR encoded by the coding sequence ATGCACGCCATGTTTCGCATATTCGCAGCGCTCTTTGCTGTCGCCCTGCTCGCAGCTCCAGCCCGTGCCGAGCTGAACGTCGCAGTCAGCATTCTTCCACAGCAGCAGTTTGTGGAGGAAATAGCCGGTATTCACGCCAAGGTCACAGTTATGGTCCCCCCCGGTGCGGACCCGCATCATTATGAACCAAAGCCCAGCCAAATGGCACAGCTCAGCACGGCCCAACTCTATTTCGCCATTGGCGTTCCCTTTGAAAAAGCATGGCTTCCGCGCTTTCATGATGCAGCCAAAAACCTCACGATCGTGGACGTGAGTGCAGGCATACACAAGCTGCCCATCGAAGGACATCATCACCATGTCGAAGGGCATCACACCGCCCACGAGGGACACCATGAAACGCTTGACCCGCATGTCTGGCTTTCCCCAAAAAATGTTCGCATCATTGCCCAGAACATTCTTGAAGCCCTGAGCAAGGCAGATCCAGCCAATGCAGAACGCTATCACAAAAACTTCACGCTTTTCTGCAAAAAAATTGATGCGCTCGACGCTGAATTCACCGAACTCTTTGCTGAAATTCCAGAAAAAAAACGAGCATTCATGGTTTTCCACCCCTCATGGGGATACTTTGCAAATGCCTATGGTCTGACTCAGATTCCCGTTGAGCAGCAGGGGCGCGAGCCTTCACCAAAAGATCTTGCCCGCCTGATTCGTCTTGCCAAAGAGCACGGCATCAAGGTTGTTTTTGTGCAGCCACAGTTTGCCCAGCGAAGTGCCGCAGCCATTGCCTCCGGCATTGACGGCAAGGTCGTCCCCGCTGACCCGCTTGCCCGCGACTGGTTCGCCAACATGCAAACCGTGGGGCGCGCCTTTCACAAGGCCCTGCGCTAG
- a CDS encoding ABC transporter ATP-binding protein, with the protein MSSSPYLQIRDLTRTYEMSSGLLGLNRSAVHALNGISLDIMRGETLGLVGESGCGKSTLARLLMRLEAPSSGNIYLEGQSLWSQDPRFIDALPHKIQMIFQDPFSSLNPRRRVQSTIAEALTVQGMPRAERAERVQKLLALVGLRPEHATRYPHEFSGGQRQRIAIARALAPRPACIICDEAVSALDVSIQAQVINLLRDLQERLGLTYVFISHDLAVIRAMSTRIAVMYFGQLMELSPAQELYDRPLHPYTQALLKAIPIPDPKANRFALHLGGELPSPFLLPSGCPFHPRCPKALPICKEEHPGWKEISPGHSVSCHLY; encoded by the coding sequence ATGAGTTCTTCGCCATATCTGCAAATCAGGGACCTGACCCGGACTTATGAAATGTCTTCCGGTTTGCTCGGTCTCAACCGCTCCGCTGTTCACGCCCTCAATGGTATCTCCCTCGACATCATGCGTGGCGAGACTCTCGGTCTTGTTGGAGAATCTGGCTGTGGCAAATCCACTCTTGCCCGGCTCCTCATGCGGCTCGAAGCGCCAAGCTCTGGCAATATTTATCTTGAAGGACAAAGTCTTTGGTCACAGGACCCACGTTTCATAGATGCTCTGCCGCACAAAATTCAGATGATTTTTCAGGACCCCTTCTCTTCTCTGAATCCGCGCCGTCGCGTTCAGAGTACCATTGCGGAAGCGCTCACCGTTCAGGGCATGCCTCGCGCGGAGCGTGCCGAAAGGGTTCAAAAGCTTCTCGCTCTGGTTGGGCTACGTCCAGAGCATGCCACACGGTATCCGCACGAATTTTCGGGCGGCCAGCGCCAGCGCATTGCCATTGCCCGCGCTCTCGCTCCTCGTCCTGCCTGCATTATTTGTGATGAAGCCGTTTCGGCCCTCGACGTTTCCATTCAGGCACAGGTTATCAACCTGCTTCGCGATCTTCAGGAACGTCTAGGATTAACCTATGTTTTTATTTCTCACGATCTCGCGGTTATTCGCGCCATGAGTACCCGCATTGCCGTCATGTATTTTGGACAGCTTATGGAGTTATCTCCCGCGCAAGAGCTATACGACAGGCCCCTTCATCCCTACACGCAGGCACTTCTCAAAGCGATTCCCATCCCGGACCCAAAAGCGAATCGTTTTGCTCTGCATCTTGGTGGAGAATTACCCAGCCCCTTTTTACTCCCCTCAGGGTGTCCCTTTCATCCGCGTTGCCCCAAGGCTCTTCCCATTTGCAAAGAAGAGCATCCCGGCTGGAAAGAAATTTCTCCAGGTCACAGTGTATCCTGTCATTTGTATTAG